A genomic region of Scomber japonicus isolate fScoJap1 chromosome 5, fScoJap1.pri, whole genome shotgun sequence contains the following coding sequences:
- the etfbkmt gene encoding electron transfer flavoprotein beta subunit lysine methyltransferase, protein MMRLLSSHRLSRYVKDCFESYRCISNSCQSDDYIRRFISDNTEIVRGQSLTPDIKLRLFTPSCRFWYERPELWPFDDPYWAIYWPGGQALSRYLLDNPAVCQGNTVLDLGSGCGASAIAAKLCGAAHVVANDIDDVAAIATCINCELNGLEPPVCVTANMIDSEPENFDLILLGDMFYDEALATTLHSWLDRCIKTHGTQVLIGDPGRAQFEEHGIRRLLHRLAQFELPESVREENYGLTCSSVWCYRPEL, encoded by the exons ATGATGCGACTTTTATCCTCTCACAGATTAAGTCGTTATGTGAAGGATTGTTTTGAATCATACAGATGCATCTCAAACAGCTGTCAGTCCGATGACTACATCAGGAGGTTTATTTCAGACAACACGGAGATAGTTAGAGGGCAGAGTTTGACTCCAGACATCAAACTGAGACTCTTCACCCCCAGCTGCAGATTCTGGTATGAGAGACCAGAGCTGTGGCCTTTTGATGACCCTTACTGGGCCATATACTGGCCGGGAGGACAGGCATTGTCAAG GTACCTGCTGGATAACCCTGCAGTGTGTCAGGGTAACACAGTCCTGGATCTGGGGAGCGGCTGTGGAGCTTCAGCCATCGCGGCAAAACTATGTGGTGCTGCTCATGTAGTCGCCAATGACATTGACGATG TTGCAGCCATTGCGACCTGCATTAACTGTGAGCTGAACGGCCTGGAGCCGCCTGTTTGTGTTACTGCCAACATGATCGATTCAGAGCCCGAGAACTTTGACCTGATCCTCCTGGGTGACATGTTCTACGACGAGGCTCTTGCCACCACCCTTCACAGCTGGTTGGACCGCTGCATTAAAACCCACGGCACCCAAGTTCTGATTGGAGATCCTGGACGAGCCCAGTTTGAGGAGCATGGCATTCGAAGGCTCCTGCATCGGCTGGCTCAATTTGAGCTGCCTGAGTCTGTTCGAGAGGAGAACTATGGTCTGacctgcagcagtgtgtggtGCTACCGTCCTGAACTGTGA